The following are encoded in a window of Centroberyx gerrardi isolate f3 chromosome 1, fCenGer3.hap1.cur.20231027, whole genome shotgun sequence genomic DNA:
- the pacsin3 gene encoding protein kinase C and casein kinase substrate in neurons protein 3 yields the protein MSSNGDLSDLGSCDSFWEPGNYKRTVKRVDDGHRLCNELVSCFQERAKIEKSYALQLSDWAKRWRGAVEKGPQYGTLEKAWHAFMQAAERLSELHLELRERLAGEDSEKVRNWQKDGFHKQMMGGFRETKDADDGFRKAQKPWVRKLKEVDSSKKTYHQARKEERTAVTRETHAKADPSKSQEEVRKFTTRVERCNQEAEKAKERYEKALEELNRCNPRYMEDMEQVFDLTQEAERKRLRFFKDVLLDIHTHLDLSCKDGFKSLYRDLGQTINAANDMEDLRWWRNTHGPGMSMNWPQFEEWSPEASRSISRKEKSSHSEENVVTLTNIVSSGGEEVPPSPPTQDSGRVKDYSSDWSDEESPKKVLAVNGLGEAEDEEEQVDGVHVRALYDYTGQEADELSFKAGEELLKLGEEDEQGWCKGQLTSGQVGLYPANYVQVVAS from the exons ATGTCTTCCAATGGAGACCTCAGCGACCTGGGGAGCTGCGACAGCTTCTGGGag ccgGGGAACTACAAGAGGACGGTGAAGCGGGTGGACGATGGCCACCGGCTGTGTAATGAGCTGGTCAGCTGCTTCCAGGAGAGGGCAAAGATAGAGAAGAGCTACGCTTTGCAGCTCAGCGACTGGGCCAAGAGATGGAGGGGCGCCGTGGAGAAAG GGCCTCAGTATGGTACGCTGGAGAAGGCGTGGCATGCCTTCATGCAGGCGGCTGAGCGGCTCAGCGAACTGCATCTGGAGCTCCGGGAGCGGCTGGCAGGAGAGGACAGCGAGAAGGTGCGCAACTGGCAGAAGGACGGCTTCCACAAGCAGATGATGGGAGGCTTCAGGGAGACCAAGGATGCCGACGACGGCTTCCGCAAGGCCCAGAAACCCTGGGTCCGCAAGCTGAAGGAG gtggaTTCCAGTAAGAAGACCTACCACCAGGCCAGGAAAGAGGAGCGGACAGCGGTCACCAGGGAAACGCACGCCAAGGCCGACCCCTCCAAGTCCCAGGAGGAAGTCCGCAAGTTCACCACCCGGGTGGAGCGCTGCAACCAGGAGGCCGAGAAG gcgaAGGAGCGCTATGAGAAGGCCCTGGAGGAGCTGAACCGCTGTAACCCTCGCTACATGGAGGACATGGAGCAGGTTTTTGACCTGACACAGGAGGCCGAGCGCAAGAGGCTGCGCTTCTTTAAAGACGTCCTCCTggacatccacacacacctcgaCCTGTCCTGCAAAGACGG GTTCAAGAGCCTGTACCGCGACCTGGGTCAGACCATCAACGCAGCCAATGACATGGAAGATCTgaggtggtggaggaacacCCACGGGCCTGGCATGAGCATGAACTGGCCCCAGTTTGAG gagtggtCTCCGGAGGCCAGCCGCTCCATCAGCAGGAAGGAGAAGAGCAGCCATTCAGAGGAGAACGTGGTCACCCTCACCAACATTGTCTCCTCGGGGGGAGAGGAGGTCCCGCCCAGCCCCCCCACCCAGGACTCTGGCAG GGTGAAAGACTATTCGTCAGACTGGTCAGATGAGGAAAGCCCTAAGAAGGTCCTGGCAGTGAACGGGTTGGGGGAGgcggaggacgaggaggagcagGTAGACGGGGTGCATGTCCGAGCGCTCTATGATTACACGGGCCAGGAGGCCGATGAGCTCAGCTTTAAAGCAG